The Chiroxiphia lanceolata isolate bChiLan1 chromosome 4, bChiLan1.pri, whole genome shotgun sequence genome contains a region encoding:
- the OCIAD1 gene encoding OCIA domain-containing protein 1, which produces MEAGQGPGPGGDAAQREVPKPYVPTEEERRLLKECAEESARYRAFPLAAVSMLGTSFLIRKGVLRDSSRFGSFMKVAFAGMCGYLAGKISYLPICSEKFKKLKDSPIGDVLRQAQRHSSPNRSSRKSEFSDLPSQSFTESSPRPGFAPSSSYSDDYSSTDRGLSSYEPIPFSASLNESSPTGITDYTVEEPAPIPEETRKKKGITYEELRNKHRETYDIMLPPKAETPNKFSQEKPAKEVKVNKYGDTWDE; this is translated from the exons ATGGAGGCCGGGCAGGGCCCGGGGCCCGGCGGTGACGCGGCCCAG AGGGAAGTACCTAAGCCTTATGTGCCgacagaggaggaaagaagactCCTCAAGGAATGTGCTGAAGAGAGTGCCCGGTATAGAG cttttcctttggctGCAGTAAGCATGCTTGGTACTAGTTTCTTAATTAGAAAAG GTGTTCTAAGAGATAGCTCAAGATTTGGCTCTTTTATGAAAGTTGCAT ttgctgGAATGTGTGGATACCTGGCTGGAAAGATATCCTACTTGCCAATCTGTAGTGAGAAATTTAAGAAACTGAAGGATTCTCCGATAGGAGATGTTCTACGACAAGCTCAGAGACATAGTTCACCTAA CCGTTCCAGTCGgaaatctgaattttcagaCTTACCTTCTCAGTCATTTACTGAATCTTCTCCAAGACCTGGATTTGCACCTTCTTCTAGCTATTCAGATGATTATAGCTCAACAGATAGAGGCCTCTCAAGTTATGAACCTATTCCATTCAGTGCTTCCCTGAATGAATCTTCACCTACAGGAATTACTGACTACACTGTTGAAG aaccTGCTCCAATTCCAGAAGAAACTCGTAAGAAAAAAGGCATCACATATGAGGAATTAAGGAATAAACACAGAGAGACATATGACATAATGCTACCACCAAAGGCAGAAACTCCAAACAagttttcacaggaaaaaccAGCTAAGGAAG ttaaagtaaataaatacgGAGATACCTGGGATGAGTAA